A window of the Serratia sarumanii genome harbors these coding sequences:
- a CDS encoding HD domain-containing protein: MSSAVPALDFGSMTQVIQFLMEIDKLKGVQRRTKVLGTQRQENSAEHSWHFAIAAMSLAPYAGDDVDIQRVIQMALLHDIVEIDAGDVLVYDLAARAAIHDQEVAAARRLFGMLPEAQREYFTALWQEYEDGESADARFALLLDRTMPMLMNLHNEGQSWVENGISLEQVLARNASIADVHPELWHHMEQHLRDAQRKGWLK, from the coding sequence ATGTCATCCGCTGTACCCGCGTTAGATTTCGGCTCAATGACCCAGGTCATCCAGTTCCTGATGGAAATCGATAAGTTGAAAGGCGTGCAACGCCGCACCAAAGTGCTGGGCACCCAGCGCCAGGAAAACTCCGCCGAACACAGTTGGCACTTCGCCATCGCCGCCATGAGCCTGGCGCCCTACGCCGGTGATGACGTAGACATTCAGCGCGTGATCCAGATGGCGCTGCTGCATGACATTGTGGAAATCGACGCCGGCGACGTGCTGGTCTACGATCTGGCGGCCCGCGCGGCGATCCACGATCAGGAAGTGGCAGCGGCGCGCCGCCTGTTCGGCATGTTGCCGGAGGCTCAGCGCGAGTATTTCACCGCTTTATGGCAGGAATATGAAGATGGCGAAAGCGCCGATGCACGCTTCGCCTTGCTGCTGGATCGCACCATGCCGATGCTGATGAACCTGCACAATGAAGGCCAGAGCTGGGTAGAGAACGGCATCAGCCTGGAGCAGGTGCTGGCGCGCAATGCATCGATCGCCGACGTGCACCCCGAGCTGTGGCACCACATGGAGCAACACCTGCGGGATGCGCAGCGCAAAGGCTGGTTGAAGTAA
- the alsE gene encoding D-allulose 6-phosphate 3-epimerase: MKYQISPSLMCMNLMDIRQQLAVLNRRADMLHIDIMDGHYVKNITLSPFFIEQIRPHTSLLLDVHLMVENPTDFIDPIARAGADFICPHAETINRDAFRVINQIRALGKKVGVVLNPATPVEFIRHYLHLLDKITVMTVDPGYAGQPFIPEMLEKIRQLRDLKRQQNLSYLIEIDGSCNQRTYRDLMGAGAEVLIVGSSGLFNLDPDLETAWEKMLDQMRQAA, from the coding sequence ATGAAATACCAGATTTCACCTTCACTGATGTGCATGAACCTGATGGATATCCGGCAGCAATTGGCGGTGCTGAACCGCCGCGCCGATATGCTGCATATCGACATCATGGACGGGCACTACGTTAAAAACATCACGCTGTCGCCGTTCTTTATCGAACAGATCCGCCCGCACACCTCGTTGCTGCTGGACGTGCATCTGATGGTGGAGAACCCGACCGATTTTATCGACCCGATCGCCCGCGCCGGCGCGGACTTTATCTGCCCGCACGCCGAAACCATCAACCGCGACGCGTTCCGGGTGATCAACCAGATCCGCGCGCTGGGCAAAAAAGTGGGGGTGGTGCTGAACCCGGCTACGCCGGTGGAGTTTATCCGCCACTATCTTCATCTGCTGGATAAGATCACCGTGATGACTGTCGATCCGGGCTATGCCGGGCAGCCGTTCATTCCCGAAATGCTGGAAAAGATCCGCCAGTTGCGCGATCTGAAACGCCAGCAAAACCTGAGCTATCTGATCGAGATCGACGGATCCTGCAATCAGCGCACCTACCGCGATCTGATGGGCGCCGGCGCGGAAGTGTTGATCGTCGGCAGCTCCGGGCTGTTCAACCTCGATCCGGATCTGGAGACGGCATGGGAAAAAATGCTGGATCAGATGCGGCAGGCGGCCTGA
- a CDS encoding ABC transporter permease translates to MGNYLKFRPDGTAVGLLALLVAVVLAFSLLMPGRFFSGATFTSVAFQLPELGLLTLAMFIPILSGGLNLCIIASANLTSLLMAWLFISYLPPDAGLGLQALWLVLALAAAMLLAVTIGAATGALVAYVGAHPILVTLATMTTVNGIGIYLTRGAALSGMPEIVRFIGAERVLGVPVPLWIFLAVAVLLALFLQKTRLGKCIYMSGSNINATHFSGVNTHRVLIAIYTLSSLLCVIAGLVMMARFNSARMGYGDSYLLLTVLAIILGGTDPFGGFGRVSGVVLALVVLQVIATGLNLMNVSPHFSLAMWGAVLIAVLALKFLRHRYRQRRAMRRSAAQARAAAGH, encoded by the coding sequence ATGGGCAACTACCTGAAATTTCGTCCGGACGGCACCGCCGTCGGCCTGTTGGCGCTGCTGGTGGCGGTGGTGCTGGCCTTCAGCTTGCTGATGCCGGGGCGCTTCTTCAGCGGCGCCACCTTCACCAGCGTGGCGTTCCAGCTGCCGGAGCTGGGCCTGCTGACCCTGGCGATGTTCATCCCGATCCTCAGCGGCGGCCTGAACCTGTGCATTATCGCCAGCGCCAACCTGACCAGCCTGCTGATGGCCTGGCTGTTCATCAGCTATCTGCCGCCGGACGCCGGGCTGGGGCTGCAGGCGCTGTGGCTGGTGTTGGCGCTGGCGGCGGCGATGCTGCTGGCCGTGACGATCGGCGCGGCGACCGGCGCGTTGGTTGCGTACGTCGGCGCGCATCCGATTCTGGTGACGCTGGCGACCATGACTACGGTCAACGGCATCGGCATCTACCTGACGCGCGGCGCGGCCCTGAGCGGCATGCCGGAGATCGTGCGGTTTATCGGCGCCGAGCGCGTGCTGGGCGTACCGGTACCGCTGTGGATCTTCCTGGCGGTTGCCGTGCTGCTGGCGCTGTTCTTGCAGAAAACCCGGCTCGGCAAATGCATCTACATGAGCGGCAGCAACATCAACGCCACCCACTTCAGCGGCGTGAATACCCATCGGGTGCTGATCGCCATTTACACCCTCTCCAGCCTGCTGTGCGTCATTGCCGGGCTGGTGATGATGGCGCGCTTCAACTCGGCGCGCATGGGCTACGGCGACTCTTATCTGCTGCTGACGGTGCTGGCGATCATTTTGGGCGGCACCGATCCGTTCGGCGGTTTTGGCCGGGTCAGCGGCGTGGTGCTGGCGCTGGTGGTGCTGCAGGTGATCGCCACCGGTTTGAACCTGATGAACGTCAGCCCGCACTTCAGTCTGGCGATGTGGGGCGCGGTGCTGATTGCAGTGCTGGCGCTGAAATTTTTACGCCATCGCTATCGGCAGCGGCGGGCGATGCGCCGCAGCGCGGCCCAGGCCAGAGCCGCGGCGGGCCACTGA
- the rbsK gene encoding ribokinase codes for MKGKVCVFGSFNLDIVAGMARFPQPGESLIARNSMMGAGGKGANQATAALRAGARVHYIGKVGRDDFGTFARRHLAAAGFDAVTLFSTGDCPTGNALIYVAGEEAENMIAVDPGANLTVSEDEVRQCRPAIAAADILLTQLENNLPAIEQVIAIAREAQTFIILNPAPFQPVPDSLLAQVDMLTPNATECALLTGVPVRDVASARQAAQVLHAKGIRLLIVTLGTQGALFSDGENSELIPAFPAQPKDTTGAGDAFNGALAAQLANQVPLADAVRFAAAYAAVCVERAGAAGSMPSYEEALERQRAFA; via the coding sequence ATGAAAGGCAAAGTCTGCGTGTTCGGTTCGTTCAACCTGGATATCGTCGCCGGCATGGCGCGCTTTCCGCAGCCCGGCGAATCGCTGATCGCCCGCAACAGCATGATGGGCGCGGGCGGCAAGGGCGCCAATCAGGCCACCGCCGCGCTGCGCGCCGGGGCGCGGGTGCATTATATCGGCAAGGTGGGGCGCGACGACTTCGGTACCTTTGCCCGGCGCCATCTCGCCGCCGCCGGTTTCGATGCGGTGACGCTGTTCTCGACCGGCGATTGCCCGACCGGCAATGCGCTTATCTATGTTGCCGGCGAGGAGGCGGAGAACATGATCGCCGTCGATCCCGGCGCCAACCTGACGGTCAGCGAAGATGAGGTGCGCCAGTGCCGGCCGGCGATCGCCGCGGCGGATATTCTGTTGACTCAGCTGGAGAACAATCTGCCGGCGATTGAGCAGGTGATCGCCATCGCCCGCGAGGCGCAGACATTCATCATTCTCAACCCGGCGCCGTTTCAGCCGGTGCCGGACAGCCTGCTGGCGCAGGTTGATATGCTGACGCCCAACGCCACCGAGTGTGCGTTGCTGACCGGCGTGCCGGTGCGGGATGTGGCTTCGGCGCGCCAGGCGGCGCAGGTGCTGCATGCCAAAGGCATTCGCTTGCTGATCGTGACCTTGGGGACGCAGGGCGCATTGTTCTCGGACGGGGAAAACAGCGAGCTGATCCCGGCGTTTCCGGCGCAGCCGAAAGATACCACCGGCGCGGGCGATGCGTTTAACGGCGCCCTGGCGGCGCAGCTGGCGAATCAGGTGCCGTTAGCCGATGCGGTGCGCTTCGCCGCCGCCTACGCGGCGGTCTGCGTGGAGCGCGCCGGGGCGGCGGGATCGATGCCGAGCTATGAGGAGGCGTTGGAACGCCAACGGGCGTTCGCTTGA
- the sdhE gene encoding FAD assembly factor SdhE: protein MDINNKARIHWACRRGMRELDISIMPFFEYEYDSLNDADKALFIRLLECDDPDLFNWLMNHGAPQDGELQRMVTLIQTRNKDRGPVAM from the coding sequence ATGGATATTAACAACAAAGCACGAATTCACTGGGCTTGCCGCCGTGGCATGCGCGAGCTGGACATCTCCATCATGCCGTTCTTCGAGTACGAATACGACAGCCTGAATGACGCGGACAAGGCGCTGTTTATCCGCCTGCTGGAGTGCGACGATCCCGATTTGTTCAACTGGCTGATGAATCATGGCGCGCCGCAGGACGGCGAGCTGCAGAGAATGGTGACCCTGATCCAAACGCGAAATAAAGACCGTGGCCCAGTGGCGATGTGA
- the creD gene encoding cell envelope integrity protein CreD gives MMKSVLFWKITTLLGLMVVMLIPIAQLMSVIDERSGYRQSVVGQVSESTSGAQRVLGPLIVIPYVEQEEKKDEKGQTVVQRVQHHRYLLPESLQVQGAPNVEVRKLGIYQTQVYQGPLNFKVRFGQPELADLQRAKVTVGQPFLLVALSDSRGIKSISPLATPQPVAFEPGTGVGSLRQGIHAPLTLAALQQKAGLSADFTLTLAGTSSLSLVPLGRSSELQLQSNWPHPNFLGNFLPDERKVTEQGFSARWRSTWFANNINSAFHYDDGIIDEDKLPAFSASLVEPVDHYQLTERAVKYALLFIGLTFMAFFLFETLTGLRVHPIQYLLVGAALVLFYLILLAFSEHLGFALAYLAASIACSGLIGFYLSAVLRGKLRGALFAASLLLLYGVLYLLLQSEDNALVLGAGLLFAILAGIMLLTRKLDWYQVADPARLAKETPAGEDEPRFRLWK, from the coding sequence ATGATGAAATCGGTACTTTTCTGGAAAATAACCACGCTGCTGGGATTGATGGTGGTGATGTTGATCCCCATCGCCCAACTGATGAGCGTGATCGACGAACGCAGCGGCTATCGGCAAAGCGTGGTCGGGCAGGTGAGCGAAAGCACCAGCGGGGCGCAGCGCGTGCTCGGCCCGTTGATTGTCATTCCTTATGTCGAACAAGAAGAAAAAAAAGACGAGAAAGGGCAAACGGTGGTGCAGCGGGTGCAGCATCACCGCTATTTGCTGCCGGAGTCGCTTCAGGTGCAGGGGGCGCCGAATGTGGAAGTGCGCAAGTTGGGCATTTATCAGACGCAGGTTTACCAGGGGCCGCTGAACTTCAAGGTGCGTTTCGGCCAGCCGGAGCTGGCGGATTTGCAACGCGCCAAAGTGACCGTCGGCCAGCCGTTCCTGCTGGTGGCGCTGAGCGATTCTCGCGGCATCAAGAGCATTTCCCCGCTGGCAACGCCGCAGCCGGTGGCGTTTGAGCCGGGCACCGGCGTGGGATCGTTGCGCCAGGGGATCCACGCACCGCTGACGCTGGCGGCGCTGCAACAAAAAGCGGGGCTGAGCGCCGACTTCACCCTGACGCTGGCGGGCACCAGCAGCCTGTCACTGGTGCCGCTGGGGCGCAGCAGCGAGCTGCAGCTGCAAAGCAACTGGCCGCACCCGAATTTCCTCGGCAACTTCCTGCCGGACGAACGCAAGGTGACGGAGCAAGGGTTTAGCGCTCGCTGGCGCAGCACCTGGTTCGCCAACAACATCAACAGTGCGTTCCATTACGACGATGGCATTATCGACGAGGACAAGCTGCCGGCCTTCAGCGCCAGCCTGGTCGAACCGGTCGATCACTATCAGTTGACCGAGCGCGCGGTCAAATACGCGCTGCTGTTTATCGGGCTGACGTTTATGGCGTTTTTCCTGTTCGAAACCCTGACCGGGCTGCGGGTGCACCCGATTCAATACCTGCTGGTCGGCGCGGCGCTGGTGTTGTTCTACCTGATTCTGCTGGCCTTCTCCGAACACCTGGGATTCGCTCTCGCTTACCTGGCGGCCAGCATCGCCTGCAGCGGACTGATCGGCTTCTACCTGAGCGCCGTGCTGCGCGGCAAGCTGCGCGGTGCGCTGTTCGCCGCGAGCCTATTGCTGTTGTACGGCGTGCTCTATTTGCTGCTGCAGTCGGAGGACAATGCGTTGGTGCTGGGGGCGGGGCTGCTGTTCGCCATTCTGGCGGGCATTATGCTGTTGACGCGCAAGTTGGACTGGTATCAGGTGGCCGATCCGGCGCGTCTGGCAAAGGAGACGCCGGCCGGCGAAGACGAACCACGCTTCCGTCTGTGGAAATAA
- the creB gene encoding two-component system response regulator CreB — MKPVLWLVEDEPSIADTLVYTLESEGFAVRWFERAEPALQALAQGAPALAILDVGLPDINGFELCRRLLAQAADLPILFLTARSDEVDRLIGLEIGADDYVAKPFSPREVSARVRTILRRLHKQQRLQQSAPYHFGAFALDEDAATISYHQRPLPLTRYEYLLLKTLLLAPGRVFSRQQLMESVWAQAEESLDRTVDTHIKTLRAKLRAVEPGEPPIHTHRGLGYSVSRQP; from the coding sequence ATGAAACCCGTACTCTGGTTGGTGGAGGATGAACCCAGCATTGCCGATACGCTGGTTTACACGCTGGAGAGCGAAGGCTTCGCGGTGCGCTGGTTCGAACGCGCGGAACCGGCGTTGCAGGCGCTGGCGCAAGGCGCGCCCGCGCTCGCTATCCTCGATGTCGGTTTGCCGGATATCAACGGCTTTGAATTGTGTCGCCGCCTGCTGGCTCAGGCGGCCGACCTGCCGATTCTGTTTCTCACCGCCCGCAGTGATGAAGTGGATCGCCTGATCGGGCTGGAGATCGGCGCTGACGACTATGTCGCCAAGCCGTTCTCTCCTCGCGAGGTCAGCGCGCGGGTGCGCACCATTTTGCGTCGCCTGCACAAGCAGCAGCGCCTGCAGCAGAGCGCGCCCTACCATTTCGGCGCTTTCGCGCTCGACGAAGACGCGGCCACCATCTCCTACCATCAGCGGCCGCTGCCGCTGACCCGTTACGAATACCTGCTGCTGAAGACGCTGCTGTTGGCGCCTGGACGGGTGTTCTCGCGGCAGCAACTGATGGAAAGCGTTTGGGCGCAGGCGGAAGAAAGCCTGGATCGCACCGTCGATACCCACATCAAAACGCTGCGCGCCAAGCTGCGTGCGGTTGAACCCGGTGAACCGCCGATCCACACCCACCGCGGATTGGGCTACAGCGTGAGCCGCCAGCCATGA
- the trhA gene encoding PAQR family membrane homeostasis protein TrhA, with the protein MGKTDVVKAGNNKIVASAYPWAEEIANSISHGIGLVFGIVGLVLLLVQAVNTGADATAITSYSLYGGSMILLFLASTLYHAIPHQKAKHWLKKFDHCAIYLLIAGTYTPFLLVGLDSPLAKGLMAVIWGLALLGVLFKLAFAHRFEALSLVTYLTMGWLSLIVIYQLVTRLEAGGVTLLAIGGVVYTLGVIFYASKRIRFGHAIWHAFVLGGSACHFMAIYLYV; encoded by the coding sequence ATGGGGAAAACGGACGTAGTGAAAGCCGGGAACAATAAGATTGTCGCCTCGGCTTATCCGTGGGCGGAAGAGATCGCCAACAGCATCAGCCACGGCATCGGGCTGGTGTTCGGTATCGTCGGCCTGGTGTTGCTGCTGGTGCAGGCGGTGAATACCGGCGCCGATGCGACGGCCATCACCAGTTACAGCCTGTACGGCGGCAGCATGATCCTGCTGTTTCTCGCTTCCACGCTGTACCATGCGATCCCGCATCAGAAGGCCAAGCATTGGCTGAAAAAATTTGACCACTGCGCCATTTATCTCCTGATTGCCGGGACTTACACCCCGTTTCTGCTGGTGGGGCTGGATTCGCCGTTGGCGAAGGGCCTGATGGCGGTAATCTGGGGATTGGCGCTGCTGGGCGTGCTGTTCAAGCTGGCCTTCGCCCACCGCTTTGAAGCCCTGTCGCTGGTAACCTACCTGACGATGGGCTGGCTGTCGCTGATCGTGATTTATCAGCTGGTTACGCGGCTGGAGGCCGGCGGCGTCACGCTGCTGGCGATCGGCGGGGTGGTCTATACCCTCGGCGTGATTTTCTACGCCTCCAAGCGCATTCGCTTTGGCCACGCCATCTGGCACGCCTTCGTGCTCGGCGGCAGCGCCTGCCATTTCATGGCGATCTACCTCTACGTCTAA
- the creC gene encoding two-component system sensor histidine kinase CreC: protein MKIGLRLLLGYFLIVAVAGYFVLSIFVQEVKPGVRRATEGTLVDTANLLAQIARQDMQRGDAAHGQLAQAFTQLNQRPIGANISGIRKDRSEYHVYLTDAQGRVIFDSAGRAQGQDYSRWNDVYRTLRGQYGARSTRSDPQDENSSVMYVAAPVIEQGRIIGVLTVGKPNSTMAPVIKRSERRILWAGALLLGIALLIGAVFVWWINRSIGRLVRYADGVAQGENAPLPKVGGRELTQLAQALESMRLKLEGKAYIEQYAHALTHELKSPLAAIRGAAELLQELPPPETARRFLTNIEQQSARIQQLVDKLLVQARLESRPEMETAPIAIAALIDQTVAGKEAQATQRGVRLRLEALAEVTLNGDALLISQALTNLLDNAIDFTPPGGCVSVRGERREQHYCISVCDDGSGIPDYAFDKVFERFYSLPRAERPKSSGLGLNFVQEVARLHHGGIHLRNRRPHGVEATFRLSL, encoded by the coding sequence ATGAAAATTGGCCTGCGCCTGCTGCTGGGGTACTTTCTGATCGTAGCGGTGGCCGGGTACTTCGTGCTGAGCATTTTCGTCCAGGAAGTGAAGCCCGGCGTGCGGCGCGCTACCGAAGGCACGCTGGTGGACACCGCCAACCTGCTGGCGCAGATCGCCCGTCAGGACATGCAGCGCGGCGATGCGGCGCATGGCCAACTGGCGCAGGCGTTTACGCAGCTGAATCAGCGGCCGATCGGCGCCAACATTTCCGGCATCCGCAAGGACCGCAGTGAATACCACGTCTATCTTACCGATGCCCAGGGCCGGGTCATCTTCGATTCCGCCGGCCGCGCGCAGGGGCAGGATTATTCGCGTTGGAATGATGTTTATCGGACGCTGCGCGGCCAGTACGGCGCCCGCAGCACCCGCAGCGACCCGCAGGATGAAAACAGTTCGGTGATGTATGTGGCCGCGCCGGTGATAGAACAAGGGCGCATTATCGGCGTGCTCACCGTGGGTAAACCCAACAGCACCATGGCGCCGGTGATCAAGCGCAGCGAACGGCGCATTCTTTGGGCCGGCGCGTTGCTGCTGGGGATCGCGCTGCTGATCGGGGCGGTGTTCGTCTGGTGGATCAACCGGTCGATAGGCCGGCTGGTGCGTTATGCCGATGGGGTGGCGCAGGGCGAAAATGCGCCATTGCCCAAAGTGGGCGGCCGGGAACTGACCCAGCTGGCGCAGGCGCTGGAGAGCATGCGCCTGAAGCTGGAAGGCAAAGCCTATATCGAACAATATGCGCATGCCCTGACGCATGAGCTGAAAAGCCCGCTGGCGGCGATCAGGGGCGCGGCGGAGCTGTTGCAGGAGCTGCCGCCGCCGGAAACCGCTCGGCGTTTTCTCACCAACATTGAACAGCAAAGCGCGCGCATCCAACAACTGGTGGATAAACTGCTGGTGCAGGCGCGGCTGGAGAGCCGGCCAGAAATGGAGACGGCGCCCATCGCGATCGCGGCGTTGATCGACCAGACGGTGGCGGGCAAAGAGGCGCAGGCGACGCAGCGCGGCGTCAGGTTGCGGCTGGAGGCGCTGGCGGAGGTGACGCTGAACGGCGATGCGTTGCTGATCAGCCAGGCGCTGACCAACCTGCTGGACAACGCGATCGACTTTACCCCGCCGGGCGGTTGCGTCAGCGTGCGAGGCGAACGGCGGGAACAGCATTACTGCATCAGCGTTTGCGACGACGGCAGCGGCATTCCTGACTATGCGTTCGATAAGGTGTTCGAGCGCTTTTATTCGTTGCCGCGCGCCGAACGACCAAAAAGCAGCGGGCTGGGGCTGAACTTCGTGCAGGAGGTCGCCCGTCTGCATCATGGCGGCATTCACCTGCGCAACCGCCGGCCGCACGGGGTGGAAGCGACGTTCAGGTTATCGCTGTGA
- a CDS encoding DUF2165 family protein: MIVRLSKALLVCAIALFASLVAFGNITDYGSNFAFVRHVFMMDTIFPDATIGYRSIQTPWLHHAGYIFIIALESLTALLCWIGGLRLLCGLKLPAKAFNGRKKLAVVGLTLGFLTWQVGFMSIGGEWFGMWMSKQWNGVPDAFRFFVTIILVLIYLVQRDGELDE, from the coding sequence ATGATCGTTCGCTTATCCAAAGCGCTGCTGGTCTGCGCTATCGCTTTGTTCGCTTCGCTGGTGGCCTTCGGCAATATCACCGATTACGGCTCCAACTTCGCCTTCGTGCGCCACGTCTTTATGATGGACACCATTTTCCCCGACGCCACCATCGGCTACCGTTCGATACAAACGCCGTGGCTGCATCACGCCGGCTATATCTTCATCATTGCGCTGGAGAGCCTGACCGCGCTGCTGTGCTGGATCGGCGGCCTGCGCTTGCTGTGCGGCCTGAAACTGCCCGCTAAAGCTTTCAACGGCAGGAAAAAGCTGGCGGTAGTGGGGCTGACGCTGGGCTTCCTCACCTGGCAGGTCGGCTTTATGTCGATTGGGGGCGAGTGGTTTGGCATGTGGATGTCGAAACAGTGGAACGGCGTGCCCGATGCGTTTCGCTTCTTCGTCACCATCATTCTGGTGCTGATTTATCTGGTGCAGCGCGACGGGGAGTTGGACGAGTAA
- the ygfZ gene encoding tRNA-modifying protein YgfZ, which yields MAHNIPFPPRQPSASTHLPLTLISLEDWALVTLNGPDTVKYLQGQVTADIDALAADQHVLCAHCDAKGKMWSNLRLFHRSEGFAYLERRSVLDSQLAEIKKYAVFSKVTIAADNDAVLLGVAGFQARAALADLFATLPSAEHPVVQDGETTILHFNAPAERFLLVTRPAVAEQLIGKLHDQAELNDSSQWLALEIEAGYPVIDAANSAQLIPQATNLQALEGISFSKGCYTGQEMVARAKFRGANKRALYWLEGKAARAPQAAEDLELQLGENWRRTGTVLASSQLADGRLWVQVVMNNDLDADSKLRVREDAASQLAIKPLPYSLAEEK from the coding sequence ATGGCGCATAACATTCCATTCCCACCCCGTCAGCCCTCCGCTTCCACCCATCTGCCCCTCACGCTGATCTCGCTGGAAGATTGGGCGCTGGTGACGCTGAACGGGCCGGACACGGTGAAATATCTCCAGGGCCAGGTGACGGCGGACATCGACGCGCTGGCGGCCGATCAACACGTGCTGTGCGCCCACTGCGACGCCAAGGGCAAAATGTGGAGCAACCTGCGTCTGTTCCACCGTAGCGAAGGCTTCGCCTATCTGGAACGCCGCAGCGTGCTGGACAGCCAGCTGGCGGAAATCAAAAAATACGCGGTGTTCTCCAAAGTCACCATCGCCGCCGATAACGACGCGGTGCTGCTGGGCGTCGCCGGTTTCCAGGCGCGCGCCGCGCTGGCGGATCTGTTCGCCACGCTGCCGAGCGCCGAGCACCCGGTAGTGCAGGACGGCGAGACCACGATCCTGCACTTCAATGCGCCGGCGGAACGTTTTCTGCTGGTGACCCGCCCCGCCGTGGCCGAACAGCTGATCGGCAAACTGCATGACCAGGCGGAACTGAATGACAGCAGCCAGTGGCTGGCGCTGGAGATCGAGGCCGGTTATCCGGTTATCGACGCCGCCAACAGCGCGCAGCTGATCCCGCAGGCCACCAACCTGCAGGCGCTGGAAGGCATCAGCTTCAGCAAAGGCTGCTATACCGGTCAGGAGATGGTGGCGCGCGCCAAATTCCGCGGCGCCAACAAGCGTGCGCTCTACTGGCTGGAAGGTAAGGCGGCCCGCGCCCCGCAGGCGGCGGAAGACCTGGAGCTGCAGCTGGGTGAAAACTGGCGCCGCACCGGCACCGTGCTGGCGTCGAGCCAACTGGCCGACGGCAGGCTGTGGGTGCAGGTGGTGATGAACAACGATTTGGACGCCGACAGCAAGCTGCGGGTGCGCGAGGATGCCGCCAGCCAGCTGGCGATCAAACCGCTGCCGTATTCGCTGGCCGAAGAGAAATAA
- a CDS encoding protein YgfX, giving the protein MAQWRCDIRISWRTQLFSLLTHGVLILLILISPWPEGFGPLWLVLLTLVVFQCIRSQKRIAAAQGELRLLADRRFSWHGREWRLAKKPWMPGYGMLLTLLPMEGKKRRRLWLASDCMSKEEWRHLRQLLLYPPAGDGEDP; this is encoded by the coding sequence GTGGCCCAGTGGCGATGTGATATCCGCATTTCCTGGCGCACCCAGCTGTTTTCACTGTTGACCCACGGCGTGTTGATCCTGCTGATCCTGATTTCGCCCTGGCCGGAAGGTTTTGGCCCGCTCTGGCTGGTGCTGCTGACGCTGGTGGTGTTTCAGTGCATTCGCAGCCAGAAGCGCATCGCCGCGGCGCAGGGCGAGCTGCGGCTGCTGGCGGACCGGCGCTTCAGCTGGCACGGCCGCGAGTGGCGGCTGGCGAAAAAACCGTGGATGCCGGGTTACGGCATGCTGCTGACGCTGCTGCCGATGGAGGGCAAAAAGCGCCGCCGGCTGTGGCTGGCTTCCGACTGCATGAGCAAAGAGGAGTGGCGCCACCTGCGGCAGCTGTTGCTGTATCCGCCGGCGGGTGACGGCGAGGATCCCTGA
- the alsK gene encoding allose kinase, whose product MMRHFLGVDVGGTNTRLLLMDDDGEFSGYRKIATADWARQADPLAALGRLIAGHCQDRQVAQVMLGLPGILSRDRSRVLSLPFIPALDAQPVAALLADLLALPVRMDKDVNHLLWWDLQQLPALPQVAVGLYLGTGMGNSLWLNGNFYHGAHGAAGELGHIPWPGHQGECPCGKRGCVESLTSGHWLTGWARANAAQTPFERLFERHGEHPDLRRFVERLAQTIAIEMNMLDPERLILGGGVIAMNGFPLAQLEQEIRRHLRGPQPAQGLAISVSRLSDETGSKGACLAARRHFQLSREYPQ is encoded by the coding sequence ATGATGCGGCATTTTCTTGGCGTAGACGTCGGCGGCACCAACACCCGCCTGCTATTGATGGATGATGACGGCGAGTTCAGCGGTTACCGCAAGATAGCGACCGCCGATTGGGCACGGCAGGCCGATCCGCTGGCGGCGTTGGGCCGCCTGATCGCCGGGCATTGCCAGGATCGTCAGGTGGCGCAGGTGATGCTTGGGCTGCCGGGTATCCTCAGCCGCGATCGCTCGCGGGTGCTGTCGCTGCCGTTCATTCCGGCGTTGGATGCTCAGCCGGTGGCGGCGCTGTTGGCCGATTTGCTGGCGCTGCCGGTGCGGATGGATAAAGACGTCAATCACCTGCTGTGGTGGGACTTGCAGCAGCTGCCGGCGCTGCCGCAGGTGGCGGTAGGGCTGTATTTGGGCACCGGCATGGGCAATAGCCTGTGGCTTAACGGCAATTTTTACCACGGGGCGCACGGCGCCGCCGGCGAGCTGGGGCACATACCCTGGCCGGGCCATCAGGGCGAGTGCCCGTGCGGTAAACGGGGCTGCGTCGAGAGCCTGACCTCCGGTCACTGGCTGACCGGCTGGGCGCGCGCCAACGCGGCGCAAACGCCGTTCGAACGGCTGTTCGAACGCCACGGCGAGCATCCGGATCTGCGGCGCTTCGTCGAACGATTGGCGCAGACCATCGCCATCGAAATGAACATGCTCGATCCAGAGCGGCTGATCCTGGGGGGCGGCGTGATCGCCATGAATGGTTTCCCGTTGGCGCAGCTGGAGCAAGAGATCCGCCGCCATCTGCGCGGGCCGCAGCCGGCGCAGGGGCTGGCGATCTCCGTCAGCCGCCTTAGCGATGAGACCGGCAGCAAAGGCGCCTGCCTGGCCGCCCGGCGCCATTTCCAATTAAGCAGGGAGTACCCGCAATGA